The Arachis duranensis cultivar V14167 chromosome 2, aradu.V14167.gnm2.J7QH, whole genome shotgun sequence genome has a window encoding:
- the LOC107473454 gene encoding probable WRKY transcription factor 21 gives MEEVEQANRLAVESCHRVLSILSQPRDQVQNRNLMVETGEAVLRFKKVVSLLQNGLGHARVRKHRKLQVPFSQSILLDNPNCFKNNNNNLNHDQSKKVVMLHENSVQELGSSTVRNSLSLVNPSLELSSSAKSTINQQGSSSSHYQFLQQQQIQQQRLLMQQQQQQQQMKNHAEMMFRRNNSGINLNFDSTSCTPTMSSTTRSFISSLSIDGSVANLDGSSFHLIGAPLSSDQNSQQHKRKCSARGDEGSVKCGSSARCHCSKKRKHRVKRSIKVPAISNKLADIPPDDYSWRKYGQKPIKGSPHPRGYYKCSSMRGCPARKHVERCLEEPTMLIVTYEGEHNHPKLPTQSANA, from the exons ATGGAGGAAGTTGAACAAGCTAATAGATTAGCTGTTGAAAGCTGTCATAGAGTTCTTAGTATTTTGTCTCAGCCAAGGGATCAAGTTCAGAATAGGAATTTAATGGTGGAAACTGGTGAAGCTGTGTTAAGGTTCAAGAAAGTTGTTTCCTTGCTTCAAAATGGTTTGGGTCATGCAAGAGTGAGGAAGCATAGAAAGCTTCAAGTACCCTTTTCTCAAAGCATACTCTTAGATAACCCGAATTGcttcaagaacaacaacaacaaccttAACCATGATCAATCAAAGAAAGTAGTGATGCTTCATGAGAATTCAGTTCAGGAATTGGGATCAAGTACGGTTAGGAACTCACTTTCTTTGGTGAATCCATCTTTGGAATTGAGCTCAAGTGCCAAAAGTACTATTAACCAACAAGGTTCTTCATCTAGTCACTATCAGTTCCTTCAacagcaacaaattcagcaacaaaGGTTGTTGATGCAGCAgcaacagcagcagcaacaaATGAAAAATCATGCTGAGATGATGTTCCGAAGGAACAACAGTGGCATAAACCTCAATTTCGACAGCACTAGCTGCACGCCGACAATGTCGTCTACTACTAGGTCTTTCATTTCTTCCTTGAGCATAGACGGAAGTGTGGCGAACCTGGACGGAAGTTCCTTCCATCTTATAGGAGCCCCACTCTCTTCTGATCAAAATTCGCAACAGCATAAGCGAAAATGTTCCGCTAGAGGCGACGAGGGCAGTGTGAAATGTGGAAGCAGTGCTAGATGTCATTGCTCAAAGAAGAG GAAACATAGAGTGAAGAGATCAATTAAGGTGCCAGCTATCAGCAACAAACTTGCAGATATACCTCCTGATGATTATTCATGGAGGAAGTATGGACAGAAACCAATCAAGGGTTCTCCTCACCCAAG GGGATATTACAAGTGCAGCAGCATGAGAGGGTGCCCTGCAAGGAAGCATGTAGAGAGGTGCTTGGAAGAGCCAACAATGCTAATTGTTACCTATGAAGGAGAGCATAACCATCCAAAGTTACCAACACAATCTgcaaatgcatga